Genomic segment of Actinomycetota bacterium:
CACCTTCAAGAGTGGCCTTAGCTGCTTCAGCAGCATCCTTCTTGACCTTCTCTAGTACTGGCTTTGGTGCACCTTCAACGAGGTCCTTTGCTTCCTTGAGTCCAAGGTTGGTTAGTGCGCGAACTTCCTTGATGACAGCGATCTTCTGAGCGCCACCATCTTCGAGGATGACATCGAATTCATCCTGTTCTGCGCCAGCAGCTGCGCCTGAATCGCCACCGCCAGCTGCAGGTGCAGCGGCAACAGCAACAGGAGCTGCGGCAGTTACGCCGAAGACTTCTTCGAACTGTGAAACAAATTCTGACAACTCAATGAGGGTCAGTTCCTTAAAGGCATCGATCAATTCATCGGTGCTGAGCTTAGCCATGATGGCTTCCTTCCAGTCGGGGGCTAGTAGGCCCGTTTTTATTTGAGGGGCCTAGCCCTCGGTTGTTTCTGCTTCAGCGGATGCTTCAGCACTTTCTTCAGATGCTGCTTCGGCTGGTGCTTCTTCAGCGACCTCAGCGGCGTCGGTTGCTACTTCAGCTGATGCTTCGGTAGCTACTTCGGTCTGTGCTACCTCGGTAGCAGAGTCAACGGTTTCAGTTGCAACTTCTTCAGTAGCAACTTCGGCACTTGATTCAGCAGGTGCACTTGCAACTGCAGGACCTTCTGCTTCGACCTTTGCGCGCAACGCGTCAACGGTGCGAGCGGCCTGAGATAGCGGAGCCTGGAACAATGCAGCGGCCTTAGCCATTGCAGCGTTTGCAGCGCCAGCAACCTTGGAGAGCAGAACTTCACGTGATTCAAGTTTGGCTAACTTCTTAACGTCAT
This window contains:
- a CDS encoding 50S ribosomal protein L7/L12, giving the protein MAKLSTDELIDAFKELTLIELSEFVSQFEEVFGVTAAAPVAVAAAPAAGGGDSGAAAGAEQDEFDVILEDGGAQKIAVIKEVRALTNLGLKEAKDLVEGAPKPVLEKVKKDAAEAAKATLEG
- a CDS encoding 50S ribosomal protein L10, producing the protein MARADKAAAVAEITEEFRASSAAVLTEYRGLSVGQLKELRRSLGADTTYAVVKNTLSKIAAKDAGVQGFDELLVGPTAIAFIKGDPVTAAKGLDTFAKENPLLVIKGGVLDGKVLTADDVKKLAKLESREVLLSKVAGAANAAMAKAAALFQAPLSQAARTVDALRAKVEAEGPAVASAPAESSAEVATEEVATETVDSATEVAQTEVATEASAEVATDAAEVAEEAPAEAASEESAEASAEAETTEG